Proteins encoded in a region of the Caldisericia bacterium genome:
- the cas2 gene encoding CRISPR-associated endonuclease Cas2, producing MIFIYDIDLTEGTKSQRRLNAMKKIGRKYLTHIQKSVFEGEITAGKIARMEKEIKDIIDKEKDSVIFYIIPDGVKINRKLLTNVKDPSDNVL from the coding sequence ATGATATTTATATATGATATTGACCTTACAGAAGGAACAAAAAGCCAGAGAAGATTAAATGCAATGAAGAAAATAGGAAGGAAATATCTTACCCATATACAGAAGTCCGTATTTGAAGGAGAAATAACGGCAGGAAAAATCGCCAGAATGGAAAAAGAGATAAAGGATATAATAGATAAAGAAAAAGATAGTGTGATATTTTATATTATACCTGATGGGGTAAAGATCAACAGAAAGTTGTTAACTAATGTAAAAGACCCTTCAGATAATGTTCTTTGA